The nucleotide sequence CCCTGTCCGTACGCGTCCTCCGCTGCGACGAGTGCGGGCATACGGCGGACCGGGACGTCAACGCAGCGGTCAACCTCGCCGTCTGGGCCGAGCAACACCACGCCCAGACCCGGGACCCCGAAGCACGAGGCCCGGTCACCAACGCCTCCCGAAGGACCGGCTCTGGCCAGCGCCCAAGCGCCGGTGCGACCAGCCCTGACGACGGAGGAACCCCACCGCCACGGACACCCGTGACGGCAGGGACGCCCGAGAAGGGCGGTGTCTCATGACCCAACGGACTTTTGAGACACGCTGTAGTATGGCGTGTGCCCAACGAGCAGCTGCGGCGGATGGACGCCTTCACCTTCCCGTCCTACTCGATCGACTTCGCCACCGGCGAGGTGTTGTTCGACTACGCCCTGACCGGCCCCGACGGCGAGCAGCGGTTCACCGAGGTGGTCACGCTGCCCCTGCCGGCGGAGCCGGTGTCCGACGAGACCGCGGCCACCCTCGCCCGGGTCCTCGAACTGCTGCACGTGGTCGCCGGTGTCAGCTACTACAAGACCGCCGCGCCGCGCCGGCTCGTGCTGCCGGCGCCGCTGGGCGCGGCCGCCGCCGACCTCGTCACCGCCGTCTACACCAAGGGCCTCGCCGAGTACGCGTACCGCAACCAGCTCCCGCACGTGTTGGAGCTGCGGCCGGAGGTGCCGTCCGGTTCGGTGGAGGCGGCCACGCCGCTGGACAACTCCGACCGGCGCCCGCTGTCGGCCGTCGGCGGCGGCAAGGACTCGATCGTCACGCTGGAGGCGCTGCGCCGGGCCGGCTTCGACCCGGTGCCGTTCTCGGTCAACCCGAACCACGTCATCGTCTCGGTCAACGAGGCGTCCGACCTGGTGCCGCTCGCCGCCCGCCGGCGGATCGACCCGGTGCTGTTCGACCTCAACGCGGCCGGCGCGCTGAACGGGCACATCCCGGTCACCGCGATCAACTCGCTGATCGCGGTCGCCACGGCCGTGCTGCACGGGCTCGGGCCGGTGGTGATGTCCAACGAGCGCTCGGCGTCCGACCCCAACCTGGTCTGGCAGGGCCACGAGATCAACCACCAGTGGTCCAAGGGCGTCGAGGCGGAGGGGCTGCTGCGCGCCGCGCTGGCCGAGCACGCCGGGCTCACCGAGCCGTACTTCTCGCTGCTGCGCTCGCTGTCCGAGCTGCACATCGCCCGGCTCTTCGCCGATACCGACCGGTACGACGCCGTGGTGACCAGTTGCAACGCCGCGTTCAAGCTGCGCGACGCGAGCGAGCGCTGGTGCCGGGACTGCCCGAAGTGCCGGTTCGTCTTCCTGGCCATGGCCCCGTTCATGTCCCGGGAGCGGATCACCGGGATCTTCGGCGGGGACCTGCTGGCCGACGAGTCGCAGATCCCCGGCTACCGGGAGCTGCTCGGCGTCGACGGGCACAAGCCGTTCGAGTGCGTCGGCGAGGTGGAGGAGTCGGTGGTCGCGCTGAGCCTGCTCGCCGAGCAGGAGCAGTGGCGCGACGCCCCGGTGGTCCGCGCCCTGGTCGACGCGGTGCCGCCGACGGCCTGGTCGACCGCCGCCACCTCCGACGTCTTCACCCCCGGCGGCCCCAACTACGTCCCGGCCCCCTACGCCAAGGCCCTCACGGCCCTGACCTGACCGCCGGGAGCCGTCAGGGCGTGCGGACGGCGTCCAGGGCCAGCAGGGCCACGTGCAGCGACAGGCACTGCTCCACCGAGTCGAGGTCGACGTCGAGGATGCGGCCGATGCGGGCCAGCCGCTCGTAGAAGGCCGGCCTCGAGAGGTGGGCGGCGGCGGCCGCCGCGGACTTGTTGCGGCCCTGCTCCAGGTACGCCCGCAGCGTCCCGAGTAGTTGCTCCCTCGGGTGCTGCGCGTCGTACGCCAGCAGCCCGCCGAGTTCCCGCTCGACGAAGGTCTGCAGGCGCGGCTCGTCCCGCAGCAGATGCAGCAGGCCGGCCAGCCCGACGTGCGGCAGCCGGAAGTAGGGCAGGTCGCGCCGGTCCCGGCGGGCCGCCTCGGCGATCTGCCGCGCCTCCACGAGCGACCGGCGCGCCTCCCGCAGGCTGCCCACCCCGGAACCGGCCGCCACGATCACGGCCGGCCCGGCCGGGCGCGGGCGGGACGCCGGATCCGCGGCGCGCACGGCGCCGACCGCCGCCGTCCGGGCGGCCGGGTCGGCGGGGCGGGCCGACCGGGGCGCGGGCGGGCGGGCCGGGTCGGCGTCGAGGCGTACCCGGCGCAGCGCCGCGGCGAAGGCGGCGAGCGCCTTCTCCTCGGCGGCCGGGTCGGGCAGGGCCAGCAGCGCGCCGACCGCCTGGTCGTCGACGGCGCTGGTCAGCGCGGTGAGCTTGGCCTCGCGCAGCGCCTGGCCGACCGCCTCGGCGAGGTCGCGCAGCCGGGCCGGACCGGCCTCCGGGCCGGCGTCGGGGCCCGGGGCGCCGCCCTCGGCCGGGTCGTCGGCGCGGTGCCGGACCACCACGCCGACCAGGTGGCGGCGGTCCAGGGTGACCCCGAGCGCCTTGGCGCGCAGCGCCACCTCGTCGACCGGGCGGGAGTGGTCGATCAGGGCGGTGAGCAGGGTGCGGTGGATCTGCCGTTCCAGCCCCTCGGCGTCACGCCGGATCAGCCGGCCGAGGGCGAGGGTGGAGGCGGCCCGCTCGATGAGGATGGTGAGCCGGGTGGGCGGCATGACCTCGGTCGCCGGACGCCGGCGCGGTGACGGGCCGCCGTCGGCTGGGGCGCTGTCGGTGCCGTCGGGCACCGCGGCGGCCGTCACCGGCTCCGGCTGCGGCCCGGCCGGCGCCGGGTCGGGGCCGCGGGTGGTCAGCTCGGCGCCGGCCGGCCAGCGCAGCAGTAGCCGGCCCCAGTCCTGGCCCCGGGCGCCGACGGTGGTCACCAGCCAGCCGCTGTCCGGGTCGTACGCGGTGCGCCCGGCCGGCCGGATCCGCCGGGAGTGCTGCTCCCAGCCGTCCAGCAGCAGCTCGGCGCTCTCCCCCGCCGGGTCGTACGCGAGCACCTGCCGGGACAGGTTCTCCAGCACCACCGGGCAGCCGGCCAGCTCGGCGGCCTGCCGGACCACCTCGGCCGGCTCGGCGCCCTCCACGGACAGTTCGGTGAACCGCTGGTGGATCTCCTCGGTGGCGCGCAGCTCGGTGAGCTGGGCGTCGACGATCAGCGCGTGCACCGCCTCGGTGATCCGCACGAACGGGGTGGCCCGACGCAGCTCCACCAGGGGCAGCCCGCGCCGCTCGGCGGCGGCCGCCATGACCCGGGGCACCTCGCTGACGTAGCGCCGGCCCAGCTCCACCACGAGCCCGGAGACCCCGACGTCGGCCAGGTCGCCAATGAACGCCCGCAGCCCCGCGTCGTCGGCGGGCAGCCCGATCCCGGTGGTGAGCACCAGCTCGCCGCCGCCGAGCAGGGTGGCGATGTCGGGCACCTCGGCCACGTGCACCCAGCGGACCGGCCGGTCCAGGCCCGCCTCCCCGGCGACCAGCCGCGGCGCGCCGTGGCGCACCGGCACCAGGGCGAGCACCTCACGGACGGTAGGGAACACGGGCGACACGCTACCCTGCGTCACCGCCGATTCCGAGCCCGCCGCCGCGGGCGGCCCCCCGCGTTCACAGCGGGTCGTCGCGGCCCAGCTCCCAGCAGGCCACCGCGGTGGCGGCGGCGACGTTGAGCGAATCCACCCCGCGCCGCATCGGGATCACCACCCGGACGTCGCTGGCCGCCATGGCGGCCCCGGTCAGGCCGGCGCCCTCGGCCCCCATGAGCACGGCCGCGCGGGCCCGCTGCCCGGCGTCCAGCCGCTGGATGGGCACGGCGTCCGGCGCGGGGGTCATGGCCAGCACCGTGAAGCCCGCCGCCCGGACCTGGCCGAGCGCATCCGGCCAGGGCTCCAGCTTCGCGTACGGGATGGCGAAGACCTCGCCCATGCTGACCCGGACGCTGCGCCGGTAGAGCGGGTCGGCGCAGGTCGGCGAGAGCAGCACGGCGTCAACCCCGAGCGCCGCCACGGCCCGGAAGATCGCGCCCAGGTTGGTGTGGTTGTTGACGTCCTCCAGGATCACCACCCGCCGGGCGGTGGCCAGCACCTCGGCGGCGGACGGCAGCGGCTTGCGGCGGAACGAGGCGAGCACGCCGCGGTGCACGTGGAAGCCGGTGGCCCGCTGGAGCACGTCCGGGGTGGCCGCGTAGACCGGGGTCTCCCCCGTGTCGAGGTCGGCGAGCTGGTCCACCCGCTTGGCGTCGACCAGGTACGACCGGGCCGGGTAGCCGGCCCGCAGCGCCCGCCGCAGCACCAGTTCCCCCTCGGCGATGAACAGCCCGTGCGGGGGTTCCCAGCGGGTCCGCAGCTCCACGTCGGTCAGCGCGCGGTAGTCGGCGATCCGGTCGTCGTCGGGGTCGGTGATCTCGTGGACGGGCACCGGACGATTCTGCCTGGTCGGTCCGGCCGCCCCGGCGCGGCCCGGGTTTCCGCCGCCCCGGGCGGGGAACGGAGCCCGGGAAAGCGGACAGCGACGAAGGGATCAC is from Micromonospora terminaliae and encodes:
- a CDS encoding PucR family transcriptional regulator translates to MTQGSVSPVFPTVREVLALVPVRHGAPRLVAGEAGLDRPVRWVHVAEVPDIATLLGGGELVLTTGIGLPADDAGLRAFIGDLADVGVSGLVVELGRRYVSEVPRVMAAAAERRGLPLVELRRATPFVRITEAVHALIVDAQLTELRATEEIHQRFTELSVEGAEPAEVVRQAAELAGCPVVLENLSRQVLAYDPAGESAELLLDGWEQHSRRIRPAGRTAYDPDSGWLVTTVGARGQDWGRLLLRWPAGAELTTRGPDPAPAGPQPEPVTAAAVPDGTDSAPADGGPSPRRRPATEVMPPTRLTILIERAASTLALGRLIRRDAEGLERQIHRTLLTALIDHSRPVDEVALRAKALGVTLDRRHLVGVVVRHRADDPAEGGAPGPDAGPEAGPARLRDLAEAVGQALREAKLTALTSAVDDQAVGALLALPDPAAEEKALAAFAAALRRVRLDADPARPPAPRSARPADPAARTAAVGAVRAADPASRPRPAGPAVIVAAGSGVGSLREARRSLVEARQIAEAARRDRRDLPYFRLPHVGLAGLLHLLRDEPRLQTFVERELGGLLAYDAQHPREQLLGTLRAYLEQGRNKSAAAAAAHLSRPAFYERLARIGRILDVDLDSVEQCLSLHVALLALDAVRTP
- a CDS encoding TrmH family RNA methyltransferase, coding for MPVHEITDPDDDRIADYRALTDVELRTRWEPPHGLFIAEGELVLRRALRAGYPARSYLVDAKRVDQLADLDTGETPVYAATPDVLQRATGFHVHRGVLASFRRKPLPSAAEVLATARRVVILEDVNNHTNLGAIFRAVAALGVDAVLLSPTCADPLYRRSVRVSMGEVFAIPYAKLEPWPDALGQVRAAGFTVLAMTPAPDAVPIQRLDAGQRARAAVLMGAEGAGLTGAAMAASDVRVVIPMRRGVDSLNVAAATAVACWELGRDDPL